From Gimesia panareensis, the proteins below share one genomic window:
- a CDS encoding NUDIX hydrolase, with translation MTDITLDLNEYRINLRVAAIVRREDEVLLCRPVDRDWWYLPGGRIKVNEDSLTAVHRELIEEIGPGFEVLRPVIAAENFFELEGQNFHELSTYYEVAWHGDALAGTEENDLEIFEWCSLSDLTDLPLKPDFVKPRILEPRTELELIVHRENG, from the coding sequence ATGACTGATATTACTCTGGATCTGAATGAATACCGCATCAATCTGCGGGTGGCGGCGATTGTGCGTCGGGAAGACGAGGTGCTGTTGTGCCGCCCGGTCGATCGGGACTGGTGGTATCTGCCGGGGGGACGGATTAAGGTCAATGAAGATTCGCTGACCGCGGTGCATCGGGAGCTGATCGAAGAGATCGGGCCGGGGTTTGAAGTACTGCGTCCGGTGATTGCGGCGGAGAACTTCTTCGAACTGGAAGGTCAGAACTTTCACGAACTGAGTACCTATTACGAGGTCGCCTGGCACGGTGACGCGCTGGCGGGAACAGAAGAGAACGACCTGGAAATCTTCGAATGGTGTTCGCTGTCTGATTTGACTGATCTGCCGCTTAAACCGGATTTTGTCAAACCGCGAATTCTGGAACCCCGCACCGAACTGGAGTTGATTGTGCACCGGGAAAATGGGTGA
- a CDS encoding DUF2314 domain-containing protein, protein MGLEENIALSQGNDPEMLAATKQARKTFKYFWRELSWERRRIIPGLDFAAVKIGFSDADMGPDDPEAEHMWVSDIECNGREIRGILNNDPEWVTSVKAGDPICEPMSALSDWIYAINGRAYGGFTVNLIRGRMPASERRAHDQAWGMEFGDPEAIEVVYVPTEPVGFLGRLFGKQPVIDPEERKQNMIEHPMCVNMEESLREALQQSKEMLTATDDEGWTMLHRDALAGNATVVKLLLEHGADPTLKTPEGDTPYTLAKRFGWKHVMKLLPN, encoded by the coding sequence ATGGGGCTTGAAGAAAACATTGCGTTGAGTCAGGGGAATGATCCAGAGATGCTGGCCGCGACGAAACAGGCGCGGAAGACGTTCAAGTATTTCTGGCGTGAGCTGTCGTGGGAGCGGCGGCGGATTATTCCGGGGCTGGATTTCGCTGCGGTGAAAATAGGGTTCTCCGATGCGGATATGGGCCCCGACGATCCCGAAGCCGAACACATGTGGGTGAGCGATATCGAATGTAACGGCCGGGAGATCAGGGGGATCCTGAATAACGACCCCGAGTGGGTGACCAGTGTCAAAGCCGGGGATCCGATCTGTGAGCCGATGTCGGCGCTGTCGGACTGGATCTATGCCATCAATGGACGCGCCTATGGCGGATTCACCGTCAACCTGATCCGCGGGCGGATGCCAGCCAGCGAGAGACGGGCGCACGACCAGGCGTGGGGCATGGAGTTCGGCGATCCGGAAGCGATCGAAGTGGTGTATGTGCCGACTGAGCCGGTCGGTTTCCTGGGACGCCTGTTTGGCAAGCAGCCCGTGATCGACCCGGAAGAACGCAAGCAGAACATGATCGAGCATCCGATGTGTGTCAACATGGAAGAGTCGCTGAGAGAGGCGTTGCAGCAATCGAAGGAGATGCTGACGGCGACCGATGACGAGGGCTGGACGATGCTGCACCGCGACGCATTGGCGGGAAACGCGACTGTTGTTAAACTGCTGCTGGAGCATGGTGCCGATCCGACATTGAAAACGCCGGAAGGCGATACGCCTTACACTCTGGCCAAACGCTTTGGCTGGAAACATGTGATGAAACTGCTGCCGAACTGA
- a CDS encoding DHA2 family efflux MFS transporter permease subunit — MSKTTTAPPRIPVLTWKISVVTGAGAFMAMLDSTVANLAIESIRSDLQSTLTLVQWVATGYLCALAVSLPTVGWLGKRFGYGRTWGGSLIAFVITSALCALAPEPISLIVARVLQGLAGGIMVPAGQAIIGSTAGKKELGRIMGLLGLVIAMGPAIGPAVGGVLLEEASWRWLFWINVPLGIITLLAARRLVPGGRMDRSQRLDSRGFLLISLGLPLLLYGSTETGVSGGTVLTFGAMFVGLVLWMAFTLHAFRVPAPLIDLRLLRNKTFTTATLTTGLTGANMYGALLLLPLYFQHEMQLSLTRTGLLLLVMGLASALALPVGGTLTDRFSAGKVSLGGAVLLFCSSLPFLHSQILSPPVLLIALAMRGAGLALAQMPAMTAAYTAVTAEQMGDAATLVNITQRIGGAVGAICIVIMLQQMGNQMNLSPHVWASVVLSVISLLVVIVAVQLNRRTREQFK, encoded by the coding sequence ATGAGTAAGACCACAACCGCACCTCCGCGCATTCCTGTTCTGACGTGGAAGATCTCGGTGGTGACCGGGGCAGGGGCGTTCATGGCAATGCTGGATTCCACGGTGGCGAATCTGGCGATTGAATCGATCCGCTCCGATCTGCAGTCGACGCTGACGCTGGTGCAGTGGGTGGCAACCGGCTATCTGTGTGCCCTGGCGGTCTCGCTGCCGACTGTGGGCTGGCTGGGAAAACGCTTTGGTTACGGTCGCACATGGGGCGGGAGCCTGATTGCATTCGTGATCACTTCAGCGCTGTGTGCACTGGCCCCGGAACCGATCAGCCTGATTGTCGCGCGGGTGCTGCAGGGGCTGGCGGGGGGCATCATGGTTCCTGCCGGTCAGGCGATTATCGGCTCAACGGCCGGGAAAAAGGAACTGGGACGCATCATGGGTCTCCTGGGGCTGGTGATTGCGATGGGACCTGCGATCGGTCCCGCGGTGGGGGGCGTGCTGCTCGAAGAAGCTTCGTGGCGGTGGCTGTTCTGGATCAATGTGCCGCTGGGAATCATCACACTCCTGGCGGCCCGCAGGCTGGTGCCGGGGGGGCGGATGGACCGGAGTCAGCGGCTGGATAGCCGGGGATTTCTGCTGATCAGCCTCGGCCTGCCGCTGCTGTTGTACGGGAGTACCGAGACCGGTGTTTCCGGGGGAACGGTGTTGACGTTCGGTGCGATGTTCGTGGGGCTGGTACTGTGGATGGCGTTTACGCTGCATGCGTTTCGTGTGCCCGCTCCGCTGATCGACCTGCGCCTGCTGCGGAACAAAACCTTCACGACCGCCACACTGACGACCGGGCTGACCGGGGCGAACATGTATGGGGCGCTGCTGTTGCTGCCCCTCTATTTTCAGCATGAAATGCAGCTGAGTCTGACGCGGACGGGGCTGCTCCTGCTGGTGATGGGACTGGCCAGTGCGCTGGCGCTGCCAGTGGGCGGGACGCTGACGGACCGCTTTAGCGCGGGAAAGGTTTCGCTGGGGGGCGCGGTACTGCTGTTCTGTTCGAGTCTGCCCTTTCTGCATTCCCAGATTCTGTCACCGCCGGTATTGTTGATTGCCCTGGCGATGCGGGGCGCGGGTCTGGCGCTGGCGCAGATGCCCGCGATGACAGCGGCCTACACGGCGGTGACTGCGGAACAGATGGGGGATGCGGCGACGCTGGTGAATATCACGCAGCGGATCGGCGGTGCCGTGGGAGCAATCTGTATTGTGATCATGTTGCAGCAGATGGGAAATCAGATGAATTTGAGCCCGCATGTCTGGGCGAGTGTTGTATTATCGGTGATCTCGTTGCTGGTGGTGATTGTGGCAGTGCAGTTGAATCGGCGGACGCGGGAGCAGTTCAAGTAA
- a CDS encoding SGNH/GDSL hydrolase family protein — MNHVVLLGDSILDNGAYVAGGSPVIELLRARLPREWRASILATDGSFLNNVSRQLHDVPGDATHLIVSAGGNDALEYTPMVNSPNPDSEELLAEFVGAQYLFRNHYQSMLEALAKVQLPVVTCTIYDAVPGLNPIEKMALSLFNDVIVREAARVRVPVLDLRLVCTESVDYAEISPIEPSEKGGAKIARALQQILLGHDFSRGETVIYG, encoded by the coding sequence ATGAATCATGTTGTCTTACTGGGAGATTCCATTCTGGATAACGGGGCCTACGTGGCAGGCGGATCGCCGGTGATCGAATTGCTGCGCGCCCGTCTCCCGCGAGAATGGCGGGCGAGTATACTCGCCACAGACGGTTCGTTCTTGAACAATGTCTCCCGGCAGCTCCACGATGTACCCGGTGATGCGACTCATCTGATCGTCAGTGCCGGGGGGAATGATGCCCTCGAATATACGCCGATGGTGAATTCACCTAATCCCGATTCCGAGGAACTGCTCGCGGAATTTGTCGGAGCCCAGTATCTGTTCCGAAATCATTATCAGAGTATGCTGGAAGCTTTGGCTAAAGTGCAGCTCCCTGTAGTGACTTGCACCATTTATGATGCGGTACCCGGACTGAATCCGATCGAGAAGATGGCATTGTCACTGTTTAATGATGTGATTGTGCGGGAAGCGGCGCGGGTTCGCGTGCCCGTACTCGATTTACGACTGGTCTGTACCGAGAGTGTGGACTATGCCGAGATTTCGCCGATTGAGCCCTCAGAGAAGGGAGGCGCGAAGATTGCCCGGGCTCTGCAACAGATTCTGCTGGGGCATGACTTCTCACGCGGCGAGACGGTCATTTATGGTTAA
- a CDS encoding NUDIX hydrolase — protein MGDALTSGDDACTPPSDLRQRVFVYLTCEGALLVFDHVAVPKAGTQIPGGTIEAGEDPAQAALREAREETGLDGFSKPTLIARQTIDLEPFGKPEIIDAWYYHVQYDGVRTDRWQQWEETPGDGSLQPILFELYWLPLDQEIELHGADGWFLEQVRKICSGNNEIN, from the coding sequence ATGGGTGACGCTTTGACTTCCGGTGATGACGCCTGCACTCCCCCGTCGGATCTCCGTCAGCGGGTCTTTGTGTATCTCACCTGTGAAGGCGCGCTGCTGGTGTTTGATCATGTCGCGGTGCCGAAAGCGGGAACGCAGATTCCGGGAGGGACCATCGAAGCGGGCGAAGATCCCGCACAGGCAGCACTGCGGGAAGCCCGGGAGGAGACGGGGCTGGACGGTTTTTCGAAGCCCACGCTGATCGCCCGTCAGACCATTGATCTGGAACCATTCGGAAAACCGGAAATCATTGATGCATGGTATTACCATGTGCAGTATGATGGGGTGCGGACAGATCGCTGGCAACAGTGGGAAGAGACGCCCGGGGACGGGAGTTTGCAGCCGATTCTGTTCGAATTGTACTGGCTTCCGCTGGATCAGGAGATTGAGCTGCACGGTGCCGACGGCTGGTTTCTGGAACAGGTGCGGAAAATCTGTAGTGGCAATAATGAGATAAATTGA
- a CDS encoding alpha/beta hydrolase, whose protein sequence is MTPAPQVMTSASGDYTRNLWLVPGPQDSVHPLCLFLDAEHYLRDMDCLPILSKLMTTGQIPAMTLAFVAHVSSEDRQRDYLCDPRYTEYLAEEVVPWVRARTNVRETGNLICGLSLSGLAAAHLTFQYPGLFAQALCQSGSFWWLAQQDPDLPLNHTRFWLSVGDQETETEVTHPPSGLYQEISQIEGVEWAAARFQDQGATVMYQQYKGGHAIAPWRAELTPALTWLLSSEPVDNGVHSQEIS, encoded by the coding sequence GTGACTCCTGCGCCTCAAGTCATGACCTCCGCTTCTGGTGACTACACCCGGAACCTCTGGCTGGTACCGGGGCCGCAGGACAGCGTGCATCCGCTCTGTCTGTTTCTGGACGCCGAACATTATCTGCGCGATATGGACTGTCTGCCGATCCTCAGCAAGCTGATGACCACAGGCCAGATCCCCGCGATGACGCTCGCGTTTGTGGCCCATGTCAGTAGTGAAGACCGCCAGCGGGATTACCTCTGTGATCCGCGTTATACGGAGTATCTGGCAGAAGAGGTGGTTCCCTGGGTGCGTGCCCGGACCAATGTCCGGGAAACCGGGAACCTGATCTGTGGCCTGAGCCTGAGCGGGCTGGCGGCGGCACATCTCACGTTTCAGTATCCCGGGCTGTTTGCCCAGGCGCTGTGCCAGTCCGGTTCATTCTGGTGGCTGGCCCAGCAGGATCCGGATCTGCCTCTGAATCACACGCGGTTCTGGCTGAGTGTCGGCGATCAGGAAACTGAGACCGAGGTGACGCATCCCCCGTCGGGGCTGTACCAGGAGATCTCGCAGATTGAAGGGGTCGAATGGGCAGCCGCACGGTTTCAGGATCAGGGGGCGACGGTGATGTATCAGCAGTACAAGGGGGGGCATGCGATTGCTCCCTGGCGGGCCGAGCTGACGCCGGCACTGACCTGGCTGCTGTCGTCGGAGCCGGTGGATAACGGCGTTCATTCGCAGGAGATTTCCTGA